A single region of the Mycobacterium avium subsp. avium genome encodes:
- a CDS encoding PaaX family transcriptional regulator C-terminal domain-containing protein codes for MPDLTARSVVLSVLLGAHPAHARASELVRLTSDFGIKESTLRVALTRMVNAGDLIRSADGYRLSDRLLARQRRQDDAIDPKVRPWRGQWVTLIVTSVGDDARTRAALRNAMHDKRFGELREGVWMRPDNIDTQLGPDVTDRARVITARDDDPADLAGRLWDLPGWARAGHRLLDEMAAAPDVPGRFVVAAAMVRHLLTDPVLPDELLPPDWPGTRLRAAYHDFAAELMARRDPLFAEAT; via the coding sequence ATGCCGGATCTGACAGCGCGGTCGGTGGTGCTCAGCGTGCTGCTCGGTGCGCACCCCGCGCACGCCCGGGCCAGCGAATTGGTCAGGCTCACTTCCGATTTCGGCATCAAGGAGTCGACACTGCGGGTGGCGCTGACCCGGATGGTGAATGCCGGCGACCTGATCCGCTCGGCCGACGGCTACCGGCTCTCGGATCGCCTGCTCGCGCGCCAGCGGCGACAGGACGACGCCATCGACCCCAAGGTCCGTCCCTGGCGCGGGCAGTGGGTCACGCTGATCGTGACCAGCGTGGGCGACGACGCGCGTACCCGCGCTGCGCTGCGAAATGCCATGCACGACAAGCGGTTCGGTGAACTGCGCGAGGGCGTGTGGATGCGCCCGGACAATATCGACACCCAGCTCGGACCGGACGTCACCGACCGGGCGCGGGTGATCACCGCCCGCGACGACGACCCCGCCGACCTGGCGGGGCGGCTGTGGGACCTGCCCGGCTGGGCCCGGGCCGGGCATCGGCTGCTCGACGAGATGGCCGCGGCGCCAGACGTTCCCGGCCGTTTCGTGGTGGCCGCGGCGATGGTCCGGCACCTACTCACCGACCCGGTGCTGCCCGACGAACTGCTGCCCCCGGACTGGCCCGGCACCCGGCTGCGGGCGGCCTACCACGACTTCGCCGCGGAGCTGATGGCGCGGCGCGACCCACTATTTGCGGAGGCGACATGA
- a CDS encoding crotonase/enoyl-CoA hydratase family protein: MTHAIRPVDFDNLKTMTYEVTDRVARITFNRPEKGNAIVADTPLELSALVERADLDPNVHVILVSGRGAGFCAGFDLSAYADRTGSAGGTGAYAGTVLDGKTQAVNHLPDQPWDPMIDYQMMSRFVRGFSSLMHADKPTVVKIHGYCVAGGTDIALHADQVIAAADAKIGYPPTRVWGVPAAGLWAHRLGDQRAKRLLFTGDCITGAQAAEWGLAVEAPDPADLDERTERLVQRIAAVPVNQLIMVKLALNSALLQQGVATSRMVSTVFDGVARHTPEGHAFVADAVKHGFREAVRHRDEPFGDHGRQASQV; the protein is encoded by the coding sequence ATGACTCACGCGATCAGGCCGGTCGACTTCGACAACCTGAAAACGATGACCTATGAGGTCACCGACCGGGTTGCCCGGATCACCTTCAACCGCCCTGAGAAGGGCAACGCGATCGTCGCGGATACCCCGCTGGAGCTCTCCGCGCTGGTGGAGCGGGCCGACCTGGATCCCAACGTGCACGTCATCCTGGTCTCCGGCCGCGGCGCGGGTTTCTGCGCGGGCTTCGACCTGAGCGCCTACGCCGATCGCACCGGCTCGGCCGGCGGGACCGGTGCCTACGCGGGCACCGTGCTGGACGGAAAAACCCAGGCGGTCAACCATTTACCCGATCAGCCGTGGGACCCGATGATCGACTATCAGATGATGAGCCGTTTCGTGCGGGGCTTCTCCTCCCTGATGCACGCCGACAAACCGACGGTGGTCAAGATCCACGGCTACTGCGTGGCCGGCGGCACCGACATCGCGCTGCACGCCGACCAGGTGATCGCCGCCGCCGACGCCAAGATCGGCTACCCGCCGACGCGGGTGTGGGGCGTGCCGGCCGCCGGCCTGTGGGCGCACCGGCTGGGCGATCAGCGCGCCAAGCGGCTGCTGTTCACCGGCGATTGCATCACCGGCGCGCAAGCCGCCGAATGGGGTCTGGCCGTCGAGGCGCCCGATCCGGCCGATCTCGACGAGCGCACCGAGCGGCTGGTGCAGCGGATCGCGGCGGTGCCGGTCAACCAGCTGATCATGGTCAAGCTCGCGCTGAATTCCGCTCTGCTGCAACAGGGGGTGGCCACCAGCCGGATGGTCAGCACGGTGTTCGACGGCGTCGCCCGGCACACCCCGGAGGGCCACGCCTTCGTCGCCGACGCCGTGAAGCACGGATTCCGTGAGGCGGTGCGGCATCGCGACGAACCGTTCGGCGACCACGGCCGGCAAGCCTCGCAGGTGTAG
- a CDS encoding acyl-CoA dehydrogenase family protein: MSDTHVVTNQVPPLDNYNPAGSPVLVEALIREGGQWGLDEVNEVGALSASRQAQRWGELADRNRPILHTHDRNGYRVDEVEYDPAYHELMRTAIAHGLHAAPWADDRPGAHVVRAAKTSVWTVEPGHVCPISMTYAVVPALRFNPELAKVYEPLLTSREYDPELRVATTKPGITAGMSMTEKQGGSDVRAGTTQAVPNGDGSYRLTGHKWFTSAPMCDIFLVLAQAPGGLSCFLLPRVLPDGTRNRMFLQRLKDKLGNHANASSEVEYDGAVAWLVGEEGRGVPTIIEMVNLTRLDCTLGSATSMRTGLTRAIYHAQHRKAFGAYLIDQPLMRNVLADLAVEAEAATMVAMRMAGATDKAVRGDQREALLRRIGLAASKYWVCKRSTPHAAEALECLGGNGYVEDSGMPRLYREAPLMGIWEGSGNVSALDTLRAMATRPECVEVLFDELAEAAGQDPRLGGHVDRLRADLAELDTIQYRARKVAEDICLALQGSLLVRHGHPAVAEAFLTTRLDRRWGGAFGTMPDGLDLAAILERALVKG, translated from the coding sequence ATGTCGGACACGCATGTCGTCACCAACCAGGTGCCACCCCTGGACAACTACAACCCCGCCGGCTCCCCGGTGCTCGTCGAGGCCCTGATCCGCGAGGGTGGGCAGTGGGGCCTGGACGAGGTCAACGAGGTGGGGGCGTTGTCGGCCAGCCGCCAGGCGCAGCGCTGGGGCGAGCTCGCCGACCGCAACCGGCCCATCCTGCACACCCACGACCGCAACGGCTACCGCGTCGACGAGGTCGAGTACGACCCGGCCTACCACGAGCTGATGCGTACCGCGATCGCCCACGGCCTGCACGCCGCGCCGTGGGCCGACGACCGGCCGGGGGCGCACGTCGTCCGCGCCGCCAAGACCTCGGTGTGGACGGTCGAGCCGGGACACGTCTGCCCGATCTCGATGACCTATGCCGTGGTGCCCGCGCTGCGCTTCAACCCCGAGCTGGCCAAGGTGTACGAGCCGCTGCTGACCAGCCGCGAATACGACCCGGAACTCAGGGTGGCCACCACAAAACCCGGGATCACCGCGGGCATGTCGATGACCGAGAAGCAGGGCGGCTCCGACGTGCGCGCCGGCACCACCCAGGCCGTGCCGAACGGCGACGGCTCCTACCGCCTGACCGGCCACAAGTGGTTCACCTCGGCGCCGATGTGCGACATCTTCCTGGTGCTGGCCCAGGCGCCCGGCGGGCTGTCTTGCTTCCTGCTGCCGCGGGTGCTGCCCGACGGCACCCGCAACCGGATGTTCCTGCAGCGGCTCAAGGACAAGCTCGGCAACCACGCCAACGCGTCCAGCGAGGTCGAATATGACGGCGCCGTCGCCTGGCTGGTCGGCGAGGAGGGCCGCGGCGTGCCGACCATCATCGAGATGGTGAACCTGACCCGGCTGGACTGCACGCTGGGCAGCGCCACCAGCATGCGCACCGGCCTGACCCGCGCGATCTACCACGCCCAGCACCGAAAGGCGTTCGGCGCCTACCTGATTGACCAACCGTTGATGCGCAACGTGCTGGCCGATCTGGCCGTCGAGGCCGAGGCCGCGACCATGGTCGCGATGCGGATGGCGGGCGCCACCGACAAGGCGGTGCGCGGCGATCAGCGCGAGGCCCTGCTGCGCCGCATCGGCCTGGCCGCCAGCAAGTACTGGGTGTGCAAGCGTTCCACCCCGCACGCCGCCGAGGCGCTGGAATGCCTGGGCGGCAACGGCTACGTCGAGGACTCGGGCATGCCGCGGCTGTACCGGGAGGCGCCGCTGATGGGCATCTGGGAGGGCTCGGGCAATGTCAGCGCGCTGGACACGTTGCGCGCCATGGCAACTCGCCCGGAATGCGTCGAGGTGCTGTTCGACGAACTCGCCGAGGCCGCCGGTCAGGATCCGCGCCTGGGCGGCCACGTCGACCGGCTGCGGGCCGACCTGGCCGAGCTGGACACCATCCAGTACAGGGCCCGCAAGGTGGCCGAGGACATCTGCCTGGCGCTGCAGGGCTCGCTGCTGGTGCGCCACGGCCATCCGGCCGTCGCCGAGGCGTTCCTGACCACCCGGCTGGACCGCCGGTGGGGAGGCGCCTTCGGCACCATGCCCGACGGGCTGGATCTAGCGGCCATCCTCGAGCGGGCCCTGGTAAAGGGCTGA
- a CDS encoding deoxyribonuclease IV, with protein sequence MLIGSHVRNDDPLAAAQADGADAVQFFLSNPQSWKKPQPRDDAEALKASSVPLYVHAPYLINVASANNRVRIPSRKILQDTCDAAAEINATAVIVHGGHADDNDMEAGFERWVKALDYLETDVQVYLENTAGGDHAMARHFDTIGRLWDRIGDKGIGFCLDTCHAWAAGEALIDAVDRIKALTGRIDLVHCNDSRDAAGSGADRHANFGTGQIDPDLLVTVVKAADAPVICETADEGRKDDIAFLREHTKS encoded by the coding sequence GTGCTCATCGGTTCACACGTCCGCAACGACGACCCGCTGGCCGCCGCGCAGGCGGACGGCGCAGACGCGGTGCAGTTCTTCCTCTCCAACCCGCAGAGCTGGAAGAAACCCCAACCCCGCGACGACGCCGAGGCGCTCAAGGCGTCGAGCGTGCCGCTGTACGTGCACGCGCCGTATCTCATCAACGTCGCCTCGGCGAACAACCGCGTGCGGATCCCGTCGCGCAAGATCCTGCAGGACACCTGCGACGCCGCCGCGGAGATCAACGCCACGGCCGTCATCGTGCACGGCGGCCACGCCGACGACAACGACATGGAGGCCGGTTTCGAACGCTGGGTGAAGGCGCTCGACTACCTGGAAACCGACGTGCAGGTGTATCTGGAGAACACCGCCGGCGGCGACCACGCGATGGCCCGCCACTTCGACACCATCGGCCGGTTGTGGGATCGCATCGGCGACAAGGGGATTGGCTTCTGCCTGGACACCTGCCACGCCTGGGCCGCGGGTGAGGCGCTGATCGACGCCGTGGACCGGATCAAGGCGCTGACCGGGCGCATCGATTTGGTGCACTGCAACGACTCCCGGGACGCGGCGGGCTCAGGGGCCGACCGACACGCCAACTTCGGCACCGGCCAGATCGACCCCGACCTGCTGGTCACCGTGGTCAAGGCCGCCGACGCGCCGGTGATCTGCGAAACCGCCGACGAGGGCCGCAAGGACGACATCGCCTTCCTGCGGGAGCACACCAAGAGCTGA
- a CDS encoding DNA-directed RNA polymerase subunit beta': MLDVNFFDELRIGLATAEDIRQWSYGEVKKPETINYRTLKPEKDGLFCEKIFGPTRDWECYCGKYKRVRFKGIICERCGVEVTRAKVRRERMGHIELAAPVTHIWYFKGVPSRLGYLLDLAPKDLEKIIYFAAYVITSVDEEMRHNELSTLEAEMMVERKAVEDQRDADLEARAQKLEADLAELEAEGAKADARRKVRDSGEREMRQIRDRAQRELDRLEDIWNTFTKLAPKQLIVDENLYRELVDRYGEYFTGAMGAESIQKLIENFDIDAEAEQLRDVIRNGKGQKKLRALKRLKVVAAFQQSGNSPMGMVLDAVPVIPPELRPMVQLDGGRFATSDLNDLYRRVINRNNRLKRLIDLGAPEIIVNNEKRMLQESVDALFDNGRRGRPVTGPGNRPLKSLSDLLKGKQGRFRQNLLGKRVDYSGRSVIVVGPQLKLHQCGLPKLMALELFKPFVMKRLVDLNHAQNIKSAKRMVERQRPQVWDVLEEVIAEHPVLLNRAPTLHRLGIQAFEPMLVEGKAIQLHPLVCEAFNADFDGDQMAVHLPLSAEAQAEARILMLSSNNILSPASGRPLAMPRLDMVTGLYYLTTEVEGDKGEYRPAAKDTPEVGVYSSPAEAIMAADRGVLSVRAKIKVRLTQLRPPAEIEAELFGANGWQPGDAWMAETTLGRVLFNELLPVGYPFVNKQMHKKVQASIINDLAERYPMIVVAQTVDKLKDAGFYWATRSGVTVSMAGVLVPPRKKEILDQYEERAEKVEKQFQRGALNHDERNEALVEIWKEATDEVGQALREHYPADNPIITIVDSGATGNFTQTRTLAGMKGLVTNPKGEFIPRPVKSSFREGLTVLEYFINTHGARKGLADTALRTADSGYLTRRLVDVSQDVIVREHDCETERGIVVELAERQPDGTLIRDPYIETSAYARTLGTDAVDEAGNVIVARGEDLGDPEIDALLAAGITSVKVRSVLTCTTGTGVCAICYGRSMATGKLVDIGEAVGIVAAQSIGEPGTQLTMRTFHQGGVGEDITGGLPRVQELFEARIPRGKAPIADVTGRVRLEDGERFYKITIVPDDGSEEVVYDKLSKRQRLRVFKHEDGSERVLSDGDHVEVGQQLMEGSADPHEVLRVQGPREVQIHLVREVQEVYRAQGVSIHDKHIEVIVRQMLRRVTIIDSGSTEFLPGSLIDRAEFEAENRRVVAEGGEPAAGRPVLMGITKASLATDSWLSAASFQETTRVLTDAAINCRSDKLNGLKENVIIGKLIPAGTGINRYRNIQVQPTEEARAAAYTIPSYEDQYYSPDFGQATGAAVPLDDYGYSDYR, encoded by the coding sequence GTGCTCGACGTCAACTTCTTCGATGAACTCCGGATCGGTCTGGCCACCGCGGAGGACATCAGGCAATGGTCGTACGGCGAGGTCAAGAAGCCGGAGACCATCAACTACCGCACGCTCAAGCCGGAGAAGGACGGCCTGTTCTGCGAGAAGATCTTCGGACCGACTCGCGACTGGGAGTGCTACTGCGGCAAGTACAAGCGCGTGCGCTTCAAGGGCATCATCTGTGAGCGCTGCGGCGTCGAGGTGACCCGCGCCAAGGTGCGCCGCGAGCGCATGGGCCACATCGAGTTGGCCGCGCCCGTCACGCACATCTGGTACTTCAAGGGCGTGCCGTCGCGATTGGGCTACCTGCTCGACCTGGCGCCCAAGGACCTCGAGAAGATCATCTACTTCGCCGCGTACGTGATCACGTCCGTCGACGAGGAGATGCGGCACAACGAGCTCTCCACCCTCGAGGCCGAGATGATGGTGGAGCGCAAGGCCGTCGAGGACCAGCGCGACGCCGACCTGGAGGCGCGCGCCCAGAAGCTGGAGGCCGACCTGGCCGAGCTGGAGGCCGAGGGCGCCAAGGCCGACGCGCGGCGCAAGGTCCGCGACAGCGGCGAGCGGGAGATGCGCCAGATCCGCGACCGCGCCCAGCGCGAGCTGGACCGGCTGGAGGACATCTGGAACACCTTCACCAAGCTGGCCCCCAAGCAGCTGATCGTCGACGAGAACCTCTACCGCGAGCTGGTCGACCGTTACGGCGAGTACTTCACCGGCGCCATGGGCGCGGAGTCGATCCAGAAGCTCATCGAGAACTTCGACATCGACGCCGAGGCCGAGCAGCTGCGTGACGTCATCCGAAACGGCAAGGGGCAGAAGAAGCTTCGCGCCCTCAAGCGGCTCAAGGTGGTCGCCGCGTTCCAACAGAGCGGCAACTCGCCGATGGGCATGGTGCTCGACGCCGTCCCGGTGATCCCGCCGGAGCTGCGCCCGATGGTGCAGCTCGACGGTGGCCGGTTCGCCACCAGCGACCTCAACGACCTGTACCGCCGGGTGATCAACCGCAACAACCGGCTCAAGAGGCTGATCGACCTCGGCGCGCCCGAGATCATCGTCAACAACGAGAAGCGGATGCTGCAGGAGTCCGTCGACGCGCTGTTCGACAACGGCCGCCGCGGCCGCCCGGTCACCGGGCCGGGCAACCGCCCGCTGAAGTCGTTGAGCGACCTGCTCAAGGGCAAGCAGGGCCGGTTCCGGCAGAACCTGCTCGGTAAGCGCGTCGACTACTCGGGCCGTTCGGTCATCGTGGTCGGCCCGCAGCTCAAGCTGCACCAGTGCGGCCTGCCCAAGCTGATGGCGCTCGAGCTGTTCAAGCCGTTCGTGATGAAGCGGCTGGTCGACCTCAACCACGCGCAGAACATCAAGAGCGCCAAGCGGATGGTGGAGCGCCAGCGTCCGCAGGTGTGGGACGTGCTGGAAGAGGTCATCGCCGAGCACCCGGTGCTGCTGAACCGCGCGCCCACGCTGCACCGGTTGGGCATCCAGGCCTTCGAGCCGATGCTGGTGGAGGGCAAGGCAATTCAGCTGCACCCGTTGGTGTGTGAGGCGTTCAACGCCGACTTCGACGGTGACCAGATGGCGGTGCACCTGCCGTTGAGCGCCGAGGCGCAGGCCGAGGCCCGCATCCTGATGCTGTCGTCCAACAACATCCTGTCGCCCGCGTCGGGCCGCCCGCTGGCCATGCCGCGACTGGACATGGTGACCGGGCTGTACTACCTGACCACCGAGGTCGAAGGCGACAAGGGCGAGTACCGGCCCGCGGCCAAGGACACCCCCGAGGTGGGCGTGTACTCCTCGCCGGCCGAGGCCATCATGGCCGCCGACCGCGGGGTGCTCTCGGTGCGGGCCAAGATCAAGGTGCGGCTGACCCAGTTGCGTCCGCCTGCCGAGATCGAGGCCGAGCTGTTCGGTGCCAACGGCTGGCAGCCGGGCGACGCCTGGATGGCCGAGACCACGCTGGGCCGGGTGCTGTTCAACGAGCTGCTGCCGGTGGGCTACCCGTTCGTGAACAAGCAGATGCACAAGAAGGTGCAGGCGTCGATCATCAACGACCTGGCCGAGCGCTACCCGATGATCGTCGTCGCGCAGACCGTGGACAAGCTCAAGGACGCCGGCTTCTACTGGGCGACCCGCAGCGGTGTCACCGTGTCGATGGCCGGCGTCTTGGTTCCGCCGCGCAAGAAGGAGATCCTCGACCAGTACGAGGAGCGGGCCGAGAAGGTCGAAAAGCAGTTCCAGCGTGGTGCTTTGAACCACGACGAGCGCAACGAGGCGCTGGTGGAGATCTGGAAGGAAGCCACCGACGAGGTCGGTCAGGCGCTGCGCGAGCACTACCCGGCCGACAACCCGATCATCACGATCGTCGACTCGGGCGCCACCGGTAACTTCACCCAGACCCGGACGCTGGCCGGCATGAAGGGTCTGGTGACCAACCCGAAGGGTGAGTTCATCCCGCGTCCGGTCAAGTCGTCGTTCCGCGAGGGCCTGACCGTGCTGGAGTACTTCATCAACACGCACGGCGCTCGAAAGGGCTTGGCGGACACCGCGTTGCGTACCGCCGACTCGGGTTATCTGACCCGTCGTCTGGTGGACGTCAGCCAAGACGTCATCGTGCGCGAGCACGACTGCGAGACCGAGCGGGGCATCGTCGTCGAACTGGCCGAGCGTCAGCCCGACGGCACCCTGATCCGTGACCCGTACATCGAAACCTCGGCGTACGCACGGACTTTGGGCACCGACGCGGTCGACGAGGCCGGCAACGTCATCGTCGCCCGCGGCGAGGACCTCGGTGACCCGGAGATCGACGCCCTGCTGGCGGCCGGCATCACGTCGGTCAAGGTGCGCTCGGTGCTGACCTGCACCACGGGCACCGGCGTGTGCGCGATCTGCTACGGCCGGTCGATGGCCACCGGGAAGCTGGTCGACATCGGCGAGGCCGTCGGCATCGTCGCCGCCCAGTCCATCGGTGAGCCCGGTACCCAGCTGACCATGCGTACCTTCCACCAGGGTGGTGTCGGTGAGGACATCACGGGCGGTCTGCCCCGGGTGCAGGAGCTGTTCGAGGCCCGCATCCCGCGCGGTAAGGCGCCGATCGCCGACGTCACCGGCCGGGTGCGGCTCGAGGACGGTGAGCGGTTCTACAAGATCACCATCGTTCCCGACGACGGCAGCGAGGAGGTCGTGTACGACAAGCTGTCCAAGCGGCAGCGGCTGCGCGTGTTCAAGCACGAGGACGGCTCCGAGCGGGTGCTCTCCGACGGCGACCACGTCGAGGTGGGCCAGCAGCTGATGGAAGGCTCGGCCGACCCGCATGAGGTGCTGCGTGTGCAGGGCCCGCGCGAGGTGCAGATCCACTTGGTCCGCGAGGTCCAGGAGGTCTACCGCGCGCAGGGTGTGTCGATCCACGACAAGCACATCGAGGTGATCGTTCGCCAGATGCTGCGCCGCGTCACCATCATCGACTCGGGCTCGACGGAGTTCCTGCCCGGCTCGCTGATCGACCGCGCGGAGTTCGAGGCGGAGAACCGCCGGGTGGTGGCCGAGGGCGGCGAGCCCGCCGCCGGGCGTCCGGTGCTGATGGGTATCACGAAGGCGAGCCTCGCCACCGACTCGTGGCTGAGCGCGGCGTCGTTCCAGGAGACCACGCGAGTGCTGACCGACGCGGCGATCAACTGCCGCAGCGACAAGCTCAACGGTCTGAAGGAGAACGTGATCATCGGGAAGCTGATCCCGGCCGGTACCGGGATCAACCGGTACCGCAACATCCAGGTGCAGCCGACCGAGGAGGCCCGGGCCGCCGCGTACACGATCCCGTCCTACGAGGATCAGTACTACAGCCCGGACTTCGGCCAGGCCACCGGCGCCGCGGTGCCGCTGGACGACTACGGCTACAGCGACTACCGCTAG